A single window of Streptomyces cathayae DNA harbors:
- a CDS encoding transposase — protein MALVAQVMSTEPYAGAKRVFWIVDNGSSHRGRKAADRLTAAFPNAVMVHTPVHASRLNQVEIYFSVVQRKAVSPNDFTDLDEVTDRLRAFEDRYNATAQLFQWKFTTSDLDDLLARLDRHTADHPEESSVALAA, from the coding sequence ATGGCCTTGGTCGCCCAGGTCATGAGCACCGAGCCGTACGCCGGGGCCAAGCGCGTGTTCTGGATCGTGGACAACGGCTCCTCCCACCGCGGCCGGAAGGCCGCCGACCGGCTGACCGCCGCGTTCCCGAACGCCGTCATGGTCCACACCCCGGTCCACGCCTCCAGGCTGAACCAGGTGGAGATCTACTTCTCCGTCGTACAGCGCAAGGCCGTCTCACCCAACGACTTCACCGACCTCGACGAGGTCACAGACCGGCTCCGAGCGTTCGAAGACCGCTACAACGCCACGGCACAGCTGTTCCAGTGGAAGTTCACCACCTCCGACCTGGACGATCTGCTGGCCAGGCTCGACCGGCACACCGCCGATCACCCAGAAGAATCCTCCGTCGCCCTGGCCGCCTGA
- a CDS encoding IS630 family transposase, translating into MVRTGRPKAELILSDEERAALEGWVRRRSTPQAWALRCRIILACATGASNKDVAAQLGSTPHAVGRWRKRFVEHRIAGLGDMPRSGGPRTVTDEQVAAVVQRTLESTPKNATHWSTRAMAQEMGLSQSTVSRIWRAFGLQPHRTETFKLSTDPYFVDKVHDVVGLYLDPPERALVFCVDEKSQIQALDRSQPVLPMMPGVPQRLTHDYVRAGTTTLFAALEVATGKVIGSLHRRHRAEEFKKFLVKLDREVPADLDVHLVLDNYATHKTPAIKTWLLAHPRFHLHFTPTGSSWLNLVERWFAELTNKQIRRGVHKSVQALEKDIRAWIAAWNTDPKPYVWTKTADEILERLAGYLNRIPDSED; encoded by the coding sequence GTGGTGCGTACTGGGCGGCCGAAGGCCGAGTTGATCCTGTCGGATGAGGAACGGGCCGCGCTGGAGGGCTGGGTGCGGCGCCGTTCCACGCCGCAGGCGTGGGCCTTGCGGTGCCGGATCATCCTGGCGTGCGCCACCGGCGCGTCGAACAAGGACGTGGCTGCGCAACTCGGCTCGACGCCGCATGCGGTGGGCCGCTGGCGGAAGCGGTTCGTTGAGCACCGGATCGCCGGCCTGGGCGACATGCCACGCTCCGGCGGGCCCCGGACGGTCACCGACGAGCAGGTGGCCGCCGTGGTGCAGCGGACGCTGGAGAGCACGCCGAAGAACGCCACCCACTGGTCAACCCGGGCGATGGCCCAGGAGATGGGCCTGTCGCAGTCGACGGTGTCGCGGATCTGGCGGGCGTTCGGCCTGCAGCCGCACCGCACCGAGACGTTCAAGCTGTCCACCGACCCGTACTTCGTCGACAAGGTGCACGACGTGGTCGGCCTGTACCTGGATCCGCCGGAGCGGGCGCTGGTGTTCTGCGTGGACGAGAAGTCGCAGATCCAGGCCCTGGACCGCTCCCAGCCGGTGCTGCCGATGATGCCCGGCGTCCCGCAGCGCCTCACCCACGACTATGTGCGGGCGGGCACCACCACCCTGTTCGCCGCGCTGGAGGTGGCCACGGGCAAGGTGATCGGCTCGCTGCACCGCCGGCACCGGGCCGAGGAGTTCAAGAAGTTCCTGGTCAAGCTGGACCGGGAGGTCCCGGCGGATCTGGACGTGCACCTGGTGCTGGACAACTACGCCACCCACAAGACCCCGGCGATCAAGACGTGGCTGCTGGCCCATCCCCGCTTCCACCTGCACTTCACGCCCACCGGGTCGTCCTGGCTGAACCTGGTGGAGCGGTGGTTCGCCGAGCTGACGAACAAGCAGATACGGCGCGGCGTCCACAAATCGGTGCAGGCGCTGGAGAAGGACATCCGCGCCTGGATCGCTGCGTGGAACACCGACCCGAAGCCCTACGTGTGGACGAAGACCGCGGACGAGATCCTCGAACGCCTCGCCGGTTATCTGAACAGAATTCCTGACTCAGAAGACTAG
- a CDS encoding DUF6461 domain-containing protein, with translation MSELPTGPSLDWVRAESWCTTFTRGIPPDDVLVRYGALPGDARIMPKLEAVRLGADAYRAGAPKSVLRVGSLGDWSFCYEEWGVLGGMPGLLSRLSHDTETFTVDSNVSVDAFGH, from the coding sequence ATGAGCGAGTTGCCGACAGGGCCTTCCCTCGACTGGGTCCGCGCAGAATCGTGGTGCACCACGTTCACCCGTGGCATCCCACCGGACGACGTACTCGTCCGCTACGGCGCACTCCCCGGAGATGCCCGGATAATGCCGAAGCTGGAGGCAGTCCGCCTGGGCGCCGATGCTTACCGGGCTGGGGCCCCGAAGTCGGTGCTGCGGGTCGGTTCGCTGGGCGACTGGTCGTTCTGCTACGAGGAATGGGGAGTCCTGGGCGGCATGCCCGGCCTCCTGTCGAGGCTCTCCCACGACACGGAGACATTCACCGTCGACAGTAATGTCAGCGTGGACGCCTTCGGGCACTAG